One genomic segment of Sphingorhabdus sp. M41 includes these proteins:
- a CDS encoding SDR family NAD(P)-dependent oxidoreductase encodes MQNLQGKTAFVTGGASGIGLGIAKALLGAGMNVVVADIRDDHLAEAKEELGSPDKILAIKLDVTNRDDFTKAADAAEDRFGKIHILCNNAGVAVVGPTELATFADWDWVMNVNVGGAINGVTTLLPRILSHGEGGHIINTCSMSGIVPVGGTTIYSTGKAALVTMMECMRPELESRGVICSAFCPGAVQSNIADAGETRPEELSETGYAEADKRRQDGGNLFHLYQTKEEVGERVLRGILDDELYILTHSEFLEGVTDRANAMIASVPANLPENEEYKKTFAMLFNSPIWADEIARQKELKA; translated from the coding sequence ATGCAGAATCTGCAAGGCAAAACTGCCTTTGTTACCGGCGGCGCGAGCGGCATAGGGCTTGGCATTGCCAAGGCACTTCTTGGCGCAGGCATGAATGTTGTCGTCGCCGACATTCGCGATGATCATCTTGCAGAAGCAAAAGAGGAACTCGGATCGCCCGACAAGATATTGGCGATCAAGCTCGACGTAACCAATCGCGACGATTTCACCAAGGCGGCCGATGCTGCAGAAGACAGGTTCGGGAAAATCCATATTCTCTGCAACAATGCCGGCGTGGCTGTGGTTGGCCCGACCGAACTGGCGACCTTTGCCGATTGGGACTGGGTGATGAACGTCAATGTCGGCGGCGCGATCAATGGTGTCACAACCTTATTGCCGCGCATTCTTTCGCATGGCGAAGGTGGCCATATCATCAACACCTGCTCGATGTCCGGCATTGTTCCGGTCGGCGGGACCACAATCTATTCGACCGGAAAAGCAGCGCTGGTCACGATGATGGAGTGTATGCGTCCGGAACTGGAAAGCCGCGGCGTGATTTGTTCCGCCTTCTGTCCGGGAGCGGTGCAATCGAATATTGCCGATGCCGGCGAGACGCGACCGGAAGAACTGTCGGAAACCGGCTATGCCGAAGCGGACAAAAGACGGCAGGACGGCGGTAATCTCTTCCACCTATATCAGACCAAGGAGGAAGTCGGCGAACGGGTGCTGCGCGGCATATTGGACGATGAGCTCTATATTCTGACGCACAGCGAATTTCTGGAAGGCGTCACCGACCGCGCCAATGCCATGATTGCCTCCGTTCCGGCTAACCTGCCGGAGAATGAGGAATATAAGAAGACATTTGCGATGCTGTTCAACAGCCCGATCTGGGCCGATGAAATTGCCCGCCAGAAGGAGTTGAAAGCATGA
- a CDS encoding MFS transporter codes for MAGASTPTTVGMEQLSTAPTSKLWPSQPAAYWALFVIVLATFLTFFDSVVFGMLAERIKADFGLSDSQLGFLAGPASIICYLFVGIPLARLADIFPRKYVLAGGVTVIGIVTCLGGLAQTFTQFVGTRVFLAAGGSAHAPSAYSLLADAFPPKILTRAFALLQFGFIGGSTLGPFVGGLLIGITADWGPSHIGSLTIFGWQWILIWTGLPAFLVALLFFTIKEPQRMPPVEGAPLPPENASTGRNIITFMGWDAAKAIHANRRVYYPMFGALALSAIETFGLAFWRVPFMIRTFGWNEVEIGAALGMTILVASLLGLFLGGIFVEWLAKRHKDANVRAAFILFCGTTISSITAVLMPTGWGSMIAFGFAGMFGIAGAVPQNAAIQRVAPNAMRGQVTAFYLFMFTFFGAMGSFVIGLVAQYVIGDPAKLWQALLITAGTLLPLATFLMFRAIKPYGEEVVRLEALERVAATS; via the coding sequence ATGGCAGGCGCATCAACGCCGACGACAGTCGGCATGGAACAACTATCAACAGCGCCGACATCCAAGCTTTGGCCTTCTCAGCCCGCCGCCTACTGGGCTTTGTTTGTCATTGTATTGGCGACTTTTCTTACATTTTTCGACTCAGTCGTTTTCGGCATGCTGGCTGAGCGGATAAAGGCGGATTTCGGACTGTCGGATTCGCAGCTGGGATTTCTCGCCGGACCTGCGAGCATTATCTGCTATTTGTTTGTCGGCATTCCTCTGGCGAGGCTGGCCGACATATTTCCGCGTAAATATGTGCTGGCTGGCGGCGTGACCGTCATCGGGATAGTAACTTGTCTCGGAGGGCTGGCACAGACATTTACCCAGTTCGTCGGTACCCGTGTATTTCTGGCAGCGGGCGGTTCCGCTCATGCTCCGTCGGCCTACTCGCTGCTTGCCGATGCCTTCCCTCCAAAGATCCTTACGCGAGCCTTCGCTTTGCTCCAGTTCGGTTTCATTGGCGGGTCCACTCTGGGGCCGTTTGTCGGCGGGTTGTTGATCGGCATTACCGCTGACTGGGGCCCATCGCATATCGGTAGCCTGACAATATTCGGCTGGCAGTGGATATTGATATGGACCGGCTTGCCCGCCTTCCTCGTCGCGCTGTTATTCTTCACGATAAAGGAGCCGCAGCGCATGCCTCCAGTCGAGGGCGCGCCGCTGCCACCGGAAAATGCATCGACCGGCCGGAATATCATCACCTTCATGGGCTGGGATGCGGCCAAGGCCATTCATGCCAATCGCCGGGTCTATTATCCGATGTTTGGTGCTCTGGCGCTCAGCGCGATCGAGACTTTCGGGCTCGCCTTCTGGCGGGTTCCCTTCATGATCCGGACCTTCGGCTGGAACGAAGTGGAAATTGGCGCCGCGCTGGGCATGACGATTCTCGTCGCCTCGCTTCTCGGCCTTTTCCTTGGCGGTATCTTTGTCGAATGGCTGGCCAAGCGTCATAAGGACGCCAATGTAAGGGCGGCTTTCATATTGTTCTGCGGTACCACCATCAGTTCGATCACCGCCGTCCTGATGCCGACCGGCTGGGGATCAATGATCGCATTCGGATTTGCCGGGATGTTTGGAATCGCCGGCGCGGTGCCGCAAAATGCTGCCATCCAGAGGGTCGCGCCCAATGCGATGCGCGGTCAGGTCACCGCTTTCTACCTCTTCATGTTCACCTTTTTCGGTGCAATGGGCAGCTTCGTAATCGGACTGGTTGCCCAATATGTCATCGGTGATCCGGCCAAGCTCTGGCAAGCGCTGTTGATCACGGCTGGCACGCTGCTGCCGCTGGCCACGTTCCTGATGTTCCGCGCGATCAAGCCATATGGTGAAGAGGTCGTAAGGCTGGAAGCCCTTGAACGGGTTGCAGCAACATCCTGA
- a CDS encoding nuclear transport factor 2 family protein, with protein sequence MSEREIAALQAQVAELMKRVTICEDEQSVRKLHHLYGYMIDKCLYNEVVDLFTDDCEVHFFGGIYRGKAGAARLYIDRFQANFTHGNNGPIDGFLLDHPQHQDVVDIQDDGITAFGRFRCTMQAGRHKDYAGEGPMEQARQWWEGGLYENIYKKVDGVWRIHVLNYVPQWHADYETGWANTREQYVPFLDTAFPEDPTGPDEIKPREDLWLWPTHKVVPFHNTHPVTGKPIQPERWQGDIDREKAAK encoded by the coding sequence ATGTCTGAACGAGAAATTGCAGCGCTGCAGGCGCAGGTCGCAGAACTGATGAAGCGTGTGACGATCTGCGAGGATGAGCAATCCGTGCGCAAGCTGCACCATCTTTATGGCTATATGATCGACAAATGCCTCTATAATGAAGTGGTGGATCTGTTCACCGACGATTGCGAAGTGCATTTCTTCGGCGGCATCTATCGCGGTAAAGCAGGCGCCGCGCGTCTCTATATCGACCGGTTTCAGGCCAATTTCACCCATGGCAATAATGGTCCGATCGACGGCTTTCTGCTCGATCATCCGCAGCATCAGGATGTGGTCGATATTCAGGACGACGGCATCACTGCATTCGGGCGTTTCCGCTGTACCATGCAGGCCGGCCGGCACAAGGATTATGCCGGGGAGGGCCCGATGGAGCAGGCGCGCCAATGGTGGGAAGGCGGTCTCTACGAGAATATCTACAAGAAAGTGGATGGCGTCTGGCGTATCCATGTGCTGAACTATGTACCGCAATGGCATGCCGACTATGAAACCGGCTGGGCGAATACACGCGAGCAATATGTGCCCTTTCTCGACACCGCTTTTCCGGAAGACCCGACCGGTCCGGATGAAATCAAGCCGCGCGAAGATCTGTGGCTCTGGCCGACGCACAAGGTCGTGCCGTTTCACAACACGCATCCGGTGACCGGCAAACCGATTCAACCAGAACGCTGGCAAGGCGATATTGACCGGGAGAAAGCAGCGAAATGA
- a CDS encoding NAD-dependent succinate-semialdehyde dehydrogenase, whose product MTNYPELHMIIDGEKIPVGDRRVHKVVNPATEEVIGELPLADAADLDRALEVAERGFKIWRNSSAQERAAVLQGAARLMLERQEDIARIATMEQGKTLAETRIEVLMNVGLFNFYAGETQRIYGRQLVRPAGMRSSVTYEPVGPVAAFAPWNFPIGNPGRKLGAPVAAGCSVIMKAAEEAPASALAILQCLLDAGLPKEAGQAVFGVPDEVSRHLLASPIIRKLSFTGSTVVGKHLAKLAAEDMKRTTMELGGHGPVLVFDDVDVDGVLDVMVPGKYRNAGQVCVSPTRFIVQDGVFDRFRDGFIERAKAIKVGNGMDEGVQMGPMANPRRPDAMQRMIGDAVTRGAKLGTGGERIGNQGYFFAPTVLSDVPLDAEIMNEEPFGPVALINRFSSEDDMIAEANRLPYGLAAYSWTKDAARQKRLAREIETGMFCVNTTMLGGPDTPFGGVKWSGHGHEDGPEGLMACMVLKTVHEG is encoded by the coding sequence ATGACTAATTATCCAGAACTGCACATGATCATCGACGGTGAAAAAATTCCGGTTGGCGACCGGCGGGTGCACAAGGTCGTCAACCCGGCGACCGAAGAGGTTATCGGCGAACTGCCCTTGGCCGATGCAGCCGATCTGGACCGCGCGCTTGAGGTTGCGGAACGCGGCTTCAAGATCTGGCGCAACAGTTCGGCGCAGGAACGCGCTGCCGTGTTGCAAGGCGCTGCGCGGCTGATGCTGGAGCGTCAGGAAGACATCGCCCGCATCGCGACCATGGAGCAGGGCAAGACACTGGCCGAAACGCGTATCGAAGTGCTGATGAATGTCGGCCTGTTCAATTTCTACGCCGGAGAAACCCAGCGTATATATGGCCGGCAACTGGTGCGTCCTGCCGGCATGCGCTCGTCGGTTACCTATGAACCGGTGGGACCTGTGGCGGCTTTTGCGCCGTGGAATTTCCCGATCGGCAATCCCGGCCGCAAGCTCGGCGCGCCGGTCGCTGCCGGTTGTTCGGTGATTATGAAAGCGGCAGAAGAAGCGCCAGCGTCGGCGCTCGCCATATTGCAATGTCTGCTCGATGCCGGTCTGCCCAAGGAAGCCGGGCAAGCGGTCTTCGGCGTGCCCGATGAGGTGTCGCGCCATTTGCTGGCATCACCGATCATCCGCAAACTTAGCTTCACCGGGTCGACGGTGGTCGGCAAGCATCTGGCCAAGCTCGCTGCAGAAGATATGAAACGCACCACCATGGAACTCGGCGGTCACGGACCGGTTCTGGTTTTTGACGATGTCGATGTTGACGGCGTGCTCGATGTCATGGTGCCGGGCAAATATCGCAACGCCGGACAGGTATGCGTTTCGCCGACCCGGTTCATTGTCCAGGATGGCGTTTTTGATCGCTTCCGCGACGGCTTTATCGAACGGGCGAAGGCGATCAAGGTCGGCAATGGCATGGACGAAGGCGTGCAAATGGGGCCGATGGCCAATCCCCGCCGTCCCGATGCGATGCAGCGGATGATCGGCGATGCCGTGACCCGCGGTGCGAAGCTGGGAACCGGCGGCGAACGGATCGGCAATCAGGGCTATTTCTTTGCCCCCACCGTCCTCTCCGATGTGCCGCTCGATGCCGAAATCATGAATGAAGAGCCATTTGGTCCGGTCGCGCTGATCAACCGGTTCTCCAGCGAAGACGATATGATCGCGGAAGCAAACCGGCTGCCCTACGGGCTGGCCGCCTATAGCTGGACCAAGGATGCCGCTCGGCAGAAGCGACTGGCACGCGAAATCGAAACCGGCATGTTCTGCGTCAACACGACAATGCTCGGCGGACCGGACACGCCTTTTGGCGGCGTGAAATGGTCAGGCCACGGGCATGAGGATGGCCCCGAAGGGCTGATGGCCTGTATGGTCCTTAAAACAGTGCATGAAGGATAA
- a CDS encoding amidohydrolase family protein, with protein sequence MTHELKTGGDRGYLRIATEEAFATRELIDVYLRMVADGTADKGMVSLWGFYAQSPSERATQIIDRLLDLDEQRIAHMDETGIDKAILALTSPGVQPLLDVDEAKGIATRANDYLADAVQKYPDRFIGMTAVVPQDPEWSAAEIRRGANELGFKGVQINSHTQGHYLDEPQFDPIFRALSDTGQPLYVHPATLPDDMMGGMVDAGLDGAIFGFAVETSYHLLRLVTSGLFDRYPDLQVMAGHGCEALPYWLYRTNYMHQAGVRSNRYESIKPLKHDLFYYMKNNFLGTCSGLPFEPAIKLMIEVMGEDRVMYAMDYPYEYVAEEVRMMDDLAISHAQKKKFFQSNAERWFKL encoded by the coding sequence ATGACGCATGAATTGAAAACCGGCGGCGACAGGGGTTATTTGCGCATCGCCACCGAAGAGGCTTTTGCCACACGCGAGCTGATCGACGTATATCTGCGGATGGTCGCCGACGGAACCGCTGACAAGGGGATGGTCTCCTTGTGGGGCTTTTACGCGCAGAGCCCGTCCGAGCGGGCCACGCAGATCATCGATCGCCTGCTTGATCTGGATGAGCAGCGTATCGCGCATATGGACGAGACCGGCATCGACAAGGCCATTCTCGCTCTGACATCGCCGGGCGTCCAGCCCCTGCTGGATGTCGATGAGGCAAAGGGCATTGCGACACGGGCCAATGACTATCTGGCAGATGCGGTGCAGAAATATCCGGATCGCTTCATCGGGATGACGGCGGTTGTCCCGCAGGACCCCGAATGGTCTGCGGCCGAAATCAGGCGCGGTGCCAATGAACTGGGTTTCAAGGGTGTGCAGATCAACAGCCACACCCAGGGCCATTATCTGGATGAACCGCAATTCGACCCGATATTCCGGGCGCTTTCGGACACCGGCCAGCCGCTCTATGTCCACCCGGCGACGCTGCCCGATGACATGATGGGCGGGATGGTCGATGCCGGCCTGGATGGTGCGATTTTCGGCTTCGCGGTCGAAACCAGCTATCATTTGCTGCGGCTGGTGACTTCGGGGCTGTTTGACCGCTATCCTGATCTGCAGGTCATGGCAGGCCATGGCTGCGAAGCTTTGCCTTATTGGCTGTACCGGACCAATTACATGCATCAGGCAGGGGTGCGTTCAAACCGCTATGAATCGATCAAGCCGCTGAAACATGATCTGTTTTACTATATGAAGAACAATTTTCTTGGCACCTGCAGCGGGCTGCCCTTTGAACCGGCAATAAAATTGATGATTGAGGTGATGGGAGAGGACAGGGTGATGTATGCGATGGATTATCCCTATGAATATGTCGCCGAGGAGGTACGGATGATGGATGATCTGGCAATCAGTCACGCACAGAAGAAGAAATTTTTCCAGAGCAACGCGGAACGCTGGTTCAAATTGTGA